The genomic region CTCCCTCTGGCCGCTCCTGCTATAAAATCAAGGCCTCACACacccttgcgccgccgccgccgcaccagcttCTCTTCGTCCTCCCGCAGCCTCATCGAATCCAAGAGATCAAGGTGCGTCCCTCTCTGCCTCCCCTCCCCAGCCACCCTCCTTTCTGTAATCTGTTGCTCGATCTTGTATGTCCGCCTTGCTGCTTGTTCATCGATTCGTTCCCATCCTGCGTGTTCACGTCTTCTTCTTGTCACCAAGTGCATATTATTGTTAGCGCCGTAGTGCTTGGTCAGGATCTATGGCTGGCCTAGTATGCATAGTTTCGTCCCTGTAACCGCAAGATGGAGCAACTATGCTACTGGATTCGTGGTTAAGCGCGAGCTTGTGTCTCAGATCCTGTTATTATTTCGTATATAAATTAAGTAGCAATCGATTCCTGCCATCTGTTTGTTAGGGTCGATAAGAATTTCTGTTGATGTTGCTAGATTCCTGGACACGACCCACTTCCCATGTCCTCTAGCAGCTTTCAGCTTTCCTCTTGTGCTTAGTTTGTGACTCAACTGTTTCTTCTGCCATTTGCAGTCGCTGTTTCCAGCCGCCACCATGCAGAACGAGGTGGGTGACATGGTGGACCTCTACGTCCCCAGGAAGTGGTTTGTCTCATGCACACTCTCTTTAGTCTGACTATGTGTGTTTTGCAACGGTGGATGCGTGCTTAATCATTTTCTTCTGCTTCTTGCAGCTCGGCCACCAACAGGATCATCACGGCCAAGGACCACGCCTCTGTCCAGATCAACATTGGTCATGTTGATGAGAATGGCCTCTATGATGGCCGCTTCACCACCTTTGCTCTCTCTGGGTTCGTCCGTGCTCAGGTAATCATCTATGTTGTATTGATTGATTGAACTAAGTGTGTGGTCACAAGTTTTGCTCATCAAATTACTATTTCCAGTTATCATGTTACTGTTGATGAGATAGTACTAAGCTCAGTGTACCATTTTAAGGAAATGGAACAGGTGTCAGATATTTTCTATTGGTGGTGCCTACTTGCTTATGTCAAAACCTGATAATCTTGACCATGAACATGTATTTTCATCTGTACTTTGTCTTGTCCTTGCACTCAAGTAATTGTTTGAAGACTTGTCACCTTTTAGTTCCGAGTGTTATAGTTATCTGATTCAAATGGATGCTCAGTATTATCATGTTATCCACTTTGGTTTTGATACTTTGAATTCACCAAAAAATATTGTAACTGTTTTGATAATTGTTGGGTGCATTCATGTCTTGTATCATATACATTACTTTACTCTTACAGCTTGTTCTGTTTTGGCAGGGTGATGCTGATGGCTCCCTCGACAGGCtgtggcagaagaggaaggctGAGATCAAGCAGCTCTAGATGTTGCTAGTAGTTTTACCTGGAACTTGTTTCCTTCCCATGTCTACCTAGCTCTTGGATGTCTCTGGTTGGTTTCAGTTGCTACTATGGAAGCTAAGACTTGATGTCACTTGGCCTGGTTTCTTGTGAACATGTTTTTGAGTTTAATCTGTGTTGAATGCTTGATATATGTCCCTTGTCTTGTTGCTTAATGTTATGCTGATGATTTGGCCCTTATTTTACTAGCAGATCTGACCATATGGCTCTGTGTTGAGTTTGTCCCTTGTTATTCTTGCTTCAAAATGCATGTACTCGAGTAACAACAGCAGCACAAGTAAGCACGCATTTTGCCATGCAGACATCTTGCGTTTTGGCCAATTGAAATCCTTAGATTTCCAAGACGTCAGACGCTGTACTTAAGCCTATCTTATTCCATCACACTATTTCCATTTTCTGGCTGACGATTGATGCTGCAGTCATTCATACAGATACGGGCTTAGTTAATTTGCTGTCACATTGTTATCACAAGCTGTAAACGGCTTGCGAAGGAACTCTCGTGCTATCTTACCGTTTGCTCCTTCCGGCTAGAAGCCACCAGGGATATGCTCGTTGCCGGTGATCCTGAGCAACTCGGCCGGCGTCCGGCGGCTAGGAGAGGGAGTCCCTGTCGGCGGAGAGCAAGTTGTGCCCACAGGGCACCCTTACTTCACTTTTTTATTTTGCATCTCGGGCGTCACGGTGAGCCCCTCGTCCTTCACCCTTCACCAGCTGGTTTCTCGTGGTGGAGACGCGATCGGTGAACTCTGCCACGGTGATCCCCTTGTAGGGTGGCACCGTCTCGTGCTTGCGTTCGAAGAGCAGCGCGTGGAAGACGGCGTCCTGTCCCACCTCCACGCCTAGCAACCCTGCAAGAAACTGCAACAAATAATAGTACAATGGTTACTACGAGTAGTGTCGATGTGCATGGATGCGTTGTTGGATGGTTGATTTGGTTACGTGTTTAGTCTGGTAGCCGTCGATGGGGGTTGGTGCCGGTGTAGCCGTTGATGCCCAGGTAGTGGATGACGTAGGACGCCAGCAGGAAGTTGAGGCTGTGGATGTAGGGGTCGAAAGGAGGGTTCAAATGGTAACCAAATGCTTGGTCCATGACCCTTGCAAAGTTGTTGGCACTCAGGTCGATCTTTGGCCTAAGGAACCCACCCACTGTGTTCTGGATGGCCCTGTGACCAAAATGAAGGGCAACATATGGATTTTCAGTACCAACTTGCTTCCATCTAAGTGGATTTTCAACGTAATAATCAAGTAGAGTAATAACGGTAAAAATGATGTGATCGTTGCATGCAGACCTCAGGTGTCCGACCTCTTAAAGACCAAACTCCGCGGCGATGCGCCATGTCGCCTCGTCGAGGTTGGCTTTCATGGCGCCCANNNNNNNNNNNNNNNNNNNNNNNNNNNNNNNNNNNNNNNNNNNNNNNNNNNNNNNNNNNNNNNNNNNNNNNNNNNNNNNNNNNNNNNNNNNNNNNNNNNNNNNNNNNNNNNNNNNNNNNNNNNNNNNNNNNNNNNNNNNNNNNNNNNNNNNNNNNNNNNNNNNNNNNNNNNNNNNNNNNNNNNNNNNNNNNNNNNNNNNNNNNNNNNNNNNNNNNNNNNNNNNNNNNNNNNNNNNNNNNNNNNNNNNNNNNNNNNNNNNNNNNNNNNNNNNNNNNNNNNNNNNNNNNNNNNNNNNNNNNNNNNNNNNNNNNNNNNNNNNNNNNNNNNNNNNNNNNNNNNNNNNNNNNNNNNNNNCAATGTCAGGTTGGGCGAGATCTAGTCAAGCCCTTTGCCGAACGCCGCGTGGAGGAAGAACTCGGCCTCGGTGTACTCAAGGTTCAGCGTGAACTGCATCGGGTTGACGTCGTACAGGAACACCGGGACCGGAACGTGCGGAGCCGGTGGCTGGCAATGAGGCCCGCCGTAGTCCGAGGCCTGCACTGCCACCGCTGACGCCTTGGCTGGAGGGCAGGTAGGGTCGACCTCGACCGCATGGCCGGATGATGCCCTGCATGTACATGCTAAGGCTAGGACTAGGAGGAACAGGAGCAGGAGAGGAGATGATGCCATTGTCATCCTAGTTAGCTAACTCGAGGTTTAAGCATCCGATCCGAGGATGCTGGGCTGAAGGTGTATGGTGACATCTCTGCTAAATTTATAGTACGTCCAATATCTCGAAGCCGCTTGTAACGTTCCAAatgtaacattccataattgtaactctaACTCTTGCCATTTTCTGTAATGTTATATATTATATCCTTCGTGGTTGAGTTTTGTCCTCATTTTGCATTttggtcatgtcatgcatttcatctcatgtcatcatgtgcatcccaTTTGTatttgtgttcgtctcatgcatccggtcttttttcccgttgtccgtttcaggatccgacactcacacatgcacccattgcacctctcagatcttgtttcgtgagcggaagaaaaatgttctcggaatggactgagatttgtcgagtggccttgatacatcaccggtaggccgtcTGTCAAattccgttccatttggaggtcgtttgatgccccaacggttaaccgtgtaaccgccgaaatccctctctctttgcagctcaacacccctccacaacagcccactagcccatctaaaccccctccatgctctccgtcgttggatcacgatcgtctgggcaaaaaccgcacctcatttggactctcctagctccatctacATATAAAAAGGCCTCCCCTCCGGAATCATAGGCAAGCCCTAGCCATtccgctccccgcgccgccggacacgtccgccgatGGCCCAGCCAACCAGGCGTCGCCACGTGGCCCTCCGGCCGCCCATCACCGCCACCGCATCCGCCTCCCGCGGCCCGCCAAGCCCAaacggggccctcccggcccatccgCCCCGTGCCGCCGCNNNNNNNNNNNNNNNNNNNNNNNNNNNNNNNNNNNNNNNNNNNNNNNNNNNNNNNNNNNNNNNNNNNNNNNNNNNNNNNNNNNNNNNNNNNNNNNNNNNNNNNNNNNNNNNNNNNNNNNNNNNNNNNNNNNNNNNNNNNNNNNNNNNNNNNNNNNNNNNNNNNNNNNNNNNNNNNNNNNNNNNNNNNNNNNNNNNNNNNNNNNNNNNNNNNNNNNNNNNNNNNNNNNNNNNNNNNNNNNNNNNNNNNNNNNNNNNNNNNNNNNNNNNNNNNNNNNNNNNNNNNNNNNNNNNNNNNNNNNNNNNNNNNNNNNNNNNNNNNNNNNNNNNNNNNNNNNNNNNNNNNNNNNNNNNNNNNNNNNNNNNNNNNNNNNNNNNNNNNNNNNNNNNNNNNNNNNNNNNNNNNNNNNNNNNNNNNNNNNNNNNNNNNNNNNNNNNNNcctcgcctcgccgccgtccgcACCTGccttgcccgcgccgccgcccaacctcgccgccggaccccgcgcctccgccgccccatCGTCTCTGGCGCCTCACGCCGACCCCGACGTCCTCCTTCCCCGTCGGCCACCTCCGCGCCGCCCGTCTTCGGTGAGTTCGAcgcgcctcggttcgcgtgcccagTCAAACCCTAGATCTGTGAGGGTAAAATTTCTCTGAGTCCCCGAAATATTTCATCTCATGTGCACATGTTCGACCGTCCATAAGTTCGTGCTCGtaactccgttttgcatgcatgatataccgaaatgttcgtctcgtgatgctctacatgctggtgtcatttgcatgcatgttactgtccacaTTGATGCACTAATCTtcattgcaaaagtgctaaatgatgTTATCTGTTGGAAATtatcataacttgctgatttgtctgtttcatagcattttgtgtgctcatcttttgagcatcatgtctacatgttttaggagcatcttcatgccatatttacagtggtgtaaTCATTGTATTTTTATGTgccatgtggtgactagcacaagcatgccaagtaggccagttgatgttgctgatttcaactaaggatggcaattttacccatgggtatgggtacccgcaggtaccgtacccgcatgggcagggtatgggcacaATTTTATACCCACGGTTAGTACCTATACCCTACCCGTTAATTCATGGGTAGGGCACGGGTATAGCCttttacccatggatatacccataccctacccatttaaTACCGACATGTGAATCTTACCCGTGATTCACAATCACAAGTGTACCTATGTTAAAGTTCTGTTGTGAGCCTATGGACCTATGTTTAAGTTTTTACTAATTGTCAATTTAAATTGAGATAATTTTCATGTACTCGGCTATTTGTTATTTAGTTGAGATCAATTGTTTTTTTTATCAAATGTGCTATAAATGAATGTAAAATTGTGAATAACTTGTGTACTAATTGATCTACCTATTGGGTACCCAATGGGTTTGGGTACCCGTCGGGTAAGGGTACGGGTAAAGTATCATACCCAcgggtacgggtatgggtagaattttgtacccattgactacacgggtatgggtatggtattgctctacccgccccataccctacccattgccatccttaattTCAACCACttagtttttctgccaagtcttttCCTGTCACATTAGGTTGCTATGTTGACTTGTCGCCACAAGTAAATCCttgcatattttgatgaagttaagtaaggatgttttgaagatatggttatgctctatctattcatgcctttgtttgtaattatgtggtactgtagcttgtcattaccatgctttccttttgctaaatattattgttgtcagtctgttaacaggaagtgcatttttgccatgtgttttgctagtgatccatgcaccctatgaccatgatcttgccatttttagcttcataaatgtgtcttcttactgttagTTGCTTTGTTAtaccatgaaatgctttgtggtgagttgcACGAGCTTGCAAaattgctatcatgaatctgtttctgcgaTGCCATGTTTTCTACTGTCCGAATCcgttcatatcacttgccatgtttgcattgatgctaccatcttttctgtgcatctttggctcaagttcagtaagggagttttgttcattgcctttagtactagcatgccatgcttaagtttgccatgatatgttcctgtagcatgtagtttactagctctaaacattgctacctgatactgtttcTGTCAAGATCAGTGAAAAGCTGCTAAGTCTATAAACTATTCTCATTTGCAtgtttgccatgctattttagacttgttctagtgagttctagtagtagctcagtgttcatgatttgtagagcttcacatgTACTTCTCTGTCATGTGTTTTCttgttatgttggagtgttgtagcatattttcatgatgcatcttaagtgctatgatgctgttaaACGTAGTTTTGCGTTGttcttgttttgctcgtcatttgcaaattgtgcatccgtttccggtgatcttcatatcgatttcaaccgaaatctctCAACCTATCCAATGGCATGCTTGTTTAGCCAAGTTAATGCCATTATCATattttcccttccggagtacccttatgcattgcacatcataccttgcattccatgccatgtcttgcatcatgttgcttgtgcattacaccatgattgattgttgttccgttgcttctgttcttgctttggatagagctgggagacgagttcgtgaacgaggatcaTGTCGAGTATGTTtatgaggagcaagctttcgacaaccctgagaactttgcaggcaagatgatcattacccccaatatcacttctatctttgcttgctagttgttcgctctatctctatgtcacgctacctaccacttgtttgtcaagcctctaacccaccttcctagcaaactgttgtttggctatgttaccgcttttgctcagcccctcttatagcgttgctagttgcaggtgcagtgtaggttgttccatgttggaacatggacatgttgggatatcacaatatctcttatttaattaatgcatctatatacttggcaaagggtggaaggcttggccttttgctcggtgttttgttccactcttgctgccctagtttccatcataccggtgttatgttccttgattttgcgttccttacgtggttggggttatgggacccccttgatagtttgctttgaataaaactcctccagcaaggcccaaccttggttttaccatttgcgtaaTAACAACTAAAATATGCATAGGGATTAATtaacccgaggattcttaatcaacaacccgggctagtgttcctctgagtgctggtccaacctgggcgatgtccgacgccccctgggcaaccagggtctcagccaacccgacgtcttgcccatccggtgtgccctgagaacgagatacgtgtgactcatatcgggatttgtcggcacatcgggcggtcttgctggtcttgttttaccattgtcgaaattaatgtcttgtaaccgggattccgagtctgatcgggttgttcagggagaaggaatatccttcgttgatcatgagagcttgtgatgggctaagttgggacaccctgtagggtataaactttcgagagccgtgtccacggttatgtggcagatgagaatttgttaatatccgattgtagagaacttgacacttgacttaattaaaatacaccaaccgcgtgtgtaaccgtgatggtgtcTTTTCGACAGGGtttgggaagtgaacatggttgggttatgtatgaacgtaagtagttcatgatcacttcttgatcacttgtagCTCTACGTGTGTTACgcagcttctcatcttactcttgtacttgtatgttagccaccatatttgcttagtgcttgctgcaactccaccttataaccacatcctacctttaagcttaaatagtcttgatctcgcgggttttgagattgctgagtccttgtaaCTCACAGATATtacaaaaacagttgcaggtgctgatgataccaatgcaggtgatgccactgagctcaagtgggagttcgacgaagaccttggccgttactatgtttcctttccggatgattagtagtggtgcccggtAGGGACGCGATCGGGacttagcatttggggttgtcttcttttcatttgggtCGTCCAtggtcggaccttgtgtgtactctgattgatgtatgtataatttgatcattgtgtgatgtggtgattgtaagccaactatttacatCTTGTTcatttacatgggattgtgtgaagatgacccttcttgtgaccatACCaaaatgcggctatgcctctaattcgtgccccgacatgtgggagatatagccgcatcttgggcgttacaagttggtaatcagagccatcccgacttaggagccccctgcttgatcgaatcgctgatgttgttgagtctagaacaaaactgttttgagtcttaggattatatatatcggagagtaggattctttttactcctcagcccccttcgtcgctctgttaaggactcctgacgtagactttttgactttcctctcctcattttcactaaatttttttaggatcacgcgggtatcttgggatcattccgatattcttgtgacgagaacattgttcttagtgcctcctaacattttggggttgtggcagtgtcctggggagttgagctccaaggtgttgtcgtcacaattttattgttgcagttctggaatacctgagctcgccgacatcgaaaatctcttttatgcagttagtggtgagataacctcgatgccacccagtattgGGGAGGGAGTTTGGGAGTATAGCCACAgctagtataacggatgcttttcgaaggttgaggtacacgattttcaaagttttcttggttatgtgttgacggatggatacagttggagcgtagggcttgttagttgtctgatatatattgtgcctccctgtatccccaacaccagattgcataaccaaaaagtttcgggagttaataggtgggaattcaggTAGCTCTTAGTTATTCTTCTGGCAGATAATTGGTATgggattgggtgatccttaccatttatttgttccagtcgtaccttgttgtttcattcatcaacctttctctaagtggcttctcaccctTAATGGTCGTGTAATGTTAACTTTGCAATGCATTCGTTCAATCTCTGTTCGAATGTTTATCGTGAAGActgtatgttgcaatttctattcgTTGATTCAGCTTGTCTATATGTCTATAATGGTTCTaacagatgtcaccctcttcaggatgccTCCTCCAACGTGTCTGAATCCGGACCGCAACGATGGGGAACAGtagaaccctccacctccaccacctc from Triticum aestivum cultivar Chinese Spring chromosome 4A, IWGSC CS RefSeq v2.1, whole genome shotgun sequence harbors:
- the LOC123085849 gene encoding 40S ribosomal protein S21; this encodes MQNEVGDMVDLYVPRKCSATNRIITAKDHASVQINIGHVDENGLYDGRFTTFALSGFVRAQGDADGSLDRLWQKRKAEIKQL